The Maniola hyperantus chromosome 27, iAphHyp1.2, whole genome shotgun sequence genome has a window encoding:
- the fra gene encoding neogenin, protein MWRTEMCRFGVGNWIFLLACVHLFTCTQGGEDAIDTMFSLTSEPADLAVAEGEPALLQCAAPAVAHLAWRYSAAAPPTRDHALPRADSHRRQLSNGSLVIESMSAALAGQYQCVATVDGVGTVVSRVANLFLAEVPELGEAPRVIVGVLGSPALLSCPIRLPARLAVRIVPSPSSPLQPERRVYGAARIHAPPPVLKLNVTWLKNGSPVMMEAARVSLTPGGALEIDPLRTHDAASYRCSVALAHSHRKPNLGPETELRVNSELASLEAAPRFITTPQPLTVMEGASVTFDCAAVGNPKPEMVWLNNGVAIDLNDLDSRFYLVGSGSLRVQAARALDAGTYTCRATNRLDSADHSTQLHVMSSPRVTLREGSVVRARTRGDVTLRCEARGRPTPAVTWLKDGEPLTPNDHDIALVDGSSLRIRGVLAVDAGVFQCTATSLAGSAAAALRLVVTAHDLPNRPKPTKNSTQDIFNSLVSDLDRTLDPTPEDLDFLGETSSAYTSEPLYDEYSTLEAYNSDYDDFHAALDLDLADVRTANATVVSAPKELRAVIVKHRFVTLSWQEPEKAMEPITGYAILYKVKGSERERISRGDGARHEMNVASLQPNTTYQFQAVAVTHHAVSPPTQIIEVTTPEEELTYGPPQNVAVEAAGPHALRVSWEAPDPLPSLTSPPPPPTRFAIYYTEVESGREQSQWAEGSSSTVGGLRAATAYRVRVSAAGGAASPDALVRTPADAPAAPPANVTAAPTSDTSILVRWEAPPARTHRGALTGYKVRYRVVSATTRRRADSLTTPADTRRAELRALEPAQTYQGVTRTVANT, encoded by the exons GAGGTGAAGATGCCATCGACACGATGTTCTCGCTGACGTCGGAGCCGGCCGACCTGGCGGTGGCGGAGGGCGAGCCCGCCCTGCTGCAGTGCGCAGCGCCCGCCGTCGCGCACCTCGCCTGGCGGTacagcgccgccgcgccgcccaccAGGGACCACGCCTTGCCTCGAGCTGACTCCCACAG GAGGCAGCTGTCGAACGGGTCGCTGGTGATAGAGAGCATGTCGGCCGCGCTGGCGGGGCAGTACCAGTGCGTGGCCACCGTGGACGGCGTGGGCACCGTGGTGTCCAGAGTCGCCAACCTCTTCCTAGCAG AAGTGCCAGAACTAGGAGAAGCTCCGCGCGTCATCGTGGGAGTGCTAGGCTCACCGGCACTCCTGTCCTGTCCTATTCGTCTGCCAGCGCGCTTGGCTGTCAGAATCGTGCCGTCCCCCTCGTCGCCCTTGCAGCCGGAGAGACGGGTATACGGCGCCGCGAGGATACACGCGCCGCCACCAGTGTTGAAACTCAAT GTGACGTGGCTAAAGAACGGCTCCCCGGTGATGATGGAGGCGGCGAGGGTGTCGCTGACTCCCGGCGGCGCGCTGGAGATCGACCCTCTGAGGACGCACGACGCCGCCTCTTACCGGTGTAGTGTGGCGCTGGCACATTCGCACAGGAAACCCAA CCTGGGTCCGGAGACCGAGCTGCGCGTGAACAGCGAGCTGGCCAGCCTGGAGGCCGCGCCCAGGTTCATCACCACGCCGCAGCCCCTCACTGTCATGGAAG GCGCGTCGGTGACGTTCGACTGCGCCGCGGTGGGCAACCCCAAGCCGGAGATGGTGTGGCTCAACAACGGCGTCGCCATCGACCTCAA CGACTTGGACTCCCGCTTCTACCTGGTGGGTTCGGGCTCGCTTCGCGTCCAAGCGGCGAGGGCGCTGGACGCCGGCACGTACACCTGCCGAGCGACCAACAGGCTGGACTCCGCCGATCACTCCACGCAGTTGCATGTCATG AGCTCCCCCCGCGTGACGCTGCGCGAGGGCAGCGTGGTGCGCGCGCGCACGCGGGGCGACGTGACGCTGCGCTGCGAGGCGCGGGGGCGCCCCACGCCCGCCGTCACGTGGCTCAAGGACGGCGAACCCCTCACGCCCAACGACCACGACATCGCGCTCGTTGACGG GTCGTCGCTTCGAATTCGTGGCGTGTTGGCAGTAGACGCGGGCGTATTTCAGTGTACGGCGACTTCGCTCGCCGgcagcgccgccgccgcgctgcGGCTCGTTGTTACTGCTCACG ATCTCCCGAACCGCCCGAAACCCACCAAAAACTCCACCCAAGACATTTTCAACTCCCTCGTCTCCGACCTAGACCGAACCCTAGACCCGACTCCGGAAGACCTAGATTTTTTAGGCGAGACCTCGTCGGCGTACACTTCGGAACCTTTGTACGACGAGTACAGCACCTTGGAGGCGTATAACAGTGATTACGATGACTTTCATGCGGCTCTAGACCTGGACCTGGCCGACGTGCGGACGGCGAACGCGACTGTCGTCTCTGCGCCCAAGGAGCTAAGGGCGGTTATCGTGAAGCATCGCTTCGTCACGCTGAGCTGGCAGGAGCCGGAGAAGGCAATGGAGCCCATCACGGGATATGCGATCCTGTACAAAGTGAAGGGGAGTGAACG GGAGCGCATCTCCCGCGGCGACGGCGCGCGCCACGAGATGAACGTGGCGTCGCTGCAGCCCAACACCACCTACCAGTTCCAGGCCGTGGCCGTCACGCACCACGCCGTCTCGCCGCCCACGCAG ATCATCGAAGTGACGACCCCCGAAGAGGAGCTGACGTACGGACCCCCGCAGAACGTGGCGGTGGAGGCGGCGGGACCCCACGCGCTGCGCGTGTCGTGGGAGGCCCCCGACCCCCTGCCCTCCCTGACCTCCCCGCCGCCACCCCCCACGCGGTTCGCCATATACTATACTGAG GTGGAGTCGGGCCGCGAGCAGTCGCAGTGGGCGGAAGGGTCCAGCAGCACTGTGGGCGGGCTCCGCGCGGCGACCGCGTACCGCGTGCGGGTGAGCGCTGCGGGCGGCGCGGCCTCGCCCGACGCGCTGGTGCGCACGCCCGCggacgcgcccgccgcgccgcccgccaaCGTCACCGCCGCCCCCACCAGCGACACG TCGATCCTGGTCCGCTGGGAGGCGCCACCGGCGCGCACGCACCGCGGCGCGCTCACGGGCTACAAGGTGCGCTACCGCGTGGTGTCGGCGACCACTCGCCGCCGCGCGGACTCGCTCACCACGCCCGCCGACACGCGCCGCGCCGAGCTGCGCGCCCTGGAACCCGCGCAGACCTACCAG ggtgtaaccagaacggtagcaaacacttag